The proteins below are encoded in one region of Acidobacteriota bacterium:
- a CDS encoding BatD family protein translates to MKGRGWIVALLLGAGLPAAVPAVEIDVQVEPRTVRVGEGVRVQIEVSGPEASRTEIGSPPKGRRLVPAGGVRTSQSFSWINGKSSASKTFTIEYLAIEQGEGRIPSFTLQIGDEARKTAAVPIKILPQSADDPSAPDSEISITPRLDRKKVYVGQTVTLDYVLRTRVKVQGFDPDRLEPIAGFIIDDEKIDPNATARVSQDRRGRQWTEYVLFRRHLTPTRTGEVEIPAVPFAFGVPRRNRDRLGFFFEQRIDRVARVAPALKLHVRPLPEKDRPTDFTGGVGHYRLEAEVSPGRVRAGEAFNVVARITGDGPLGAMAAPLLDLPQDVQGFEPLEEEIPTGGRRFVFPLVARAPGTIRLDGVHFSYFDPDAETYRSLASGPLEIEVLPAASHGAEAGTGAPLPVRPQGSDLRFLHPTPRALRSRATGLWDAAAAWIAALAPPLGLGLLALAQALTRRIALSPAGRRRRWRRRIDGHLARARKAASGEEAAKELILALHTLIDHLAGARLSALDPPRLRRRLAEACGDRELAARIVSLVDRAEAVRYGGGSADTALIDAVAAVVREATR, encoded by the coding sequence GTGAAGGGCCGCGGGTGGATCGTCGCCCTCCTGCTCGGGGCGGGCCTGCCGGCCGCCGTGCCGGCGGTGGAAATCGACGTCCAGGTCGAGCCCCGCACCGTGCGGGTCGGCGAGGGCGTGCGGGTGCAGATCGAGGTCAGCGGCCCCGAGGCTTCCCGGACGGAAATCGGCTCCCCTCCCAAGGGCCGGCGCCTGGTGCCCGCCGGCGGCGTCAGGACTTCCCAGTCCTTCTCGTGGATCAACGGCAAGTCCAGCGCTTCGAAAACCTTCACCATCGAATACCTGGCCATCGAGCAGGGGGAGGGGCGGATTCCATCCTTCACGCTGCAAATCGGGGACGAGGCCCGCAAGACCGCCGCCGTGCCGATCAAGATTCTCCCCCAGTCGGCCGACGACCCCTCGGCCCCTGACAGTGAAATCTCCATCACCCCCCGCCTCGACCGCAAGAAGGTCTACGTGGGCCAGACCGTCACCCTGGATTACGTCCTGCGCACCCGTGTCAAGGTGCAGGGTTTCGATCCCGATCGCCTCGAACCCATCGCCGGCTTCATCATCGACGACGAGAAGATCGACCCCAACGCCACCGCCAGGGTCAGCCAGGACCGGCGAGGGCGGCAGTGGACCGAGTACGTGCTCTTCCGCCGACACCTGACCCCCACCCGTACCGGCGAGGTGGAGATTCCCGCCGTGCCCTTCGCCTTCGGGGTGCCCCGACGCAACCGGGACCGGCTGGGCTTCTTCTTCGAACAAAGGATCGACCGGGTCGCTCGTGTGGCCCCCGCCCTCAAGTTGCACGTGCGTCCCCTGCCCGAGAAGGACCGGCCGACGGACTTCACCGGCGGCGTCGGCCACTACCGGCTCGAGGCCGAGGTGAGTCCCGGCCGCGTGCGCGCCGGCGAGGCTTTCAACGTCGTGGCGCGGATCACGGGCGACGGCCCCCTGGGGGCCATGGCCGCCCCCCTGCTCGACCTGCCCCAGGACGTGCAGGGCTTCGAACCCCTGGAGGAGGAAATACCCACGGGCGGACGCCGTTTCGTCTTCCCCCTGGTGGCCCGGGCACCGGGGACGATCCGCCTGGACGGGGTCCATTTCAGCTACTTCGATCCGGATGCCGAAACCTACCGATCCCTTGCCTCCGGTCCCCTCGAAATCGAGGTCCTGCCCGCGGCAAGCCACGGAGCCGAAGCCGGGACAGGCGCTCCTCTGCCCGTGCGGCCGCAGGGTAGCGACCTGCGCTTCCTGCATCCCACACCCCGTGCGTTGCGCTCGAGGGCCACCGGGCTGTGGGATGCGGCGGCGGCCTGGATCGCGGCCCTGGCTCCGCCCCTGGGGCTGGGCCTGCTGGCCCTGGCCCAGGCTCTCACCCGGCGCATCGCCCTTTCGCCCGCCGGCCGGCGCCGGCGCTGGCGGCGGCGCATCGATGGCCACCTGGCACGGGCCCGCAAGGCGGCCTCCGGAGAAGAAGCCGCCAAGGAGTTGATCCTCGCCCTGCACACCCTGATCGACCACCTGGCCGGTGCCAGGCTCAGCGCTCTCGACCCGCCGCGCCTGCGACGACGACTGGCGGAGGCCTGCGGCGACCGGGAACTGGCCGCCCGTATCGTCTCCCTGGTCGACCGGGCCGAGGCCGTGCGCTACGGAGGCGGCAGTGCCGACACGGCACTGATCGATGCGGTGGCCGCCGTGGTGAGGGAGGCGACACGATGA